From the genome of Pseudomonas sp. FP453:
GCCGGTGTCGACCGCGACTTTCGCGACGAAGAGGCTGCCGTATTGGGCGTAGGTGCTACCGCCAAATTCGTTTTTCAGCTTGCCGGCCAAATCTGCAACCTGCGCAGGGTCGGGCTTGCCGTCCGGCGTCAGGGTGGTTTCCAGCAATTGCTGATAGAGGATCGAGGCGCCCTGGGATTGGTTGGCCTGATACTTGTGCCAGGCTTGCCAGCCGAACACCACCACTAAAGCCAGCAGACCGCCAGTAACCAGGGGCTTGCCGTTACGCTGCCACCAGTCCTTGAACTCGGCCAGTTGATCATCATCAGAACTCGACACCCCAATACTCCTTAATCGCTAAATTCGGCTGTTCGACAGCTTCAACCCTGCACGACGCAGGTGGCCAAGTGCGCAGCGAGCGCATCAAAGGCAATGTTCTGTTGCTCGCCCTGGCCACGCAGGGGTTTGAAACCTATCACTTGCTGGGCCAGTTCGTCATCGCCGAGGATCAGTGCATACAGCGCACCGCTCTTGTCGGCCTTCTTGAACTGGCTCTTGAAGCTGCCGGCGCCGGCATTGACTTGCAGGCGCAGGTTCGGCAGTTGGTCGCGGACCTTTTCGCTCAAGGCCAGGGCAGCCAGCTCGGCGGCCTCGCCAAAGGCACAGAGGTACACATCCACCTGACGGGAGATTTCTTCCGGGACTTTTTCCAGGGTTTCCAGCAGCAGGATCAGCCGCTCGATGCCCATGGCAAAGCCCACGCCAGTGGTCGGCTTGCCGCCCATCTGCTCGACCAGGCCGTCGTAGCGACCACCGGCACACACGGTGCCCTGGGCGCCGAGTTTGTCGGTGACCCACTCGAACACGGTCTTGCTGTAGTAATCGAGGCCGCGCACCAGCTTGGTGTTGATCACGAACGGGATGCCGGCCGCGTCCAGGCGAGCCTTGAGGCCCTCGAAGTGAATGCGCGATTCGTCGTCCAGGTAGTCGGCCATTTTTGGCGCGTCGACCAGCACGGCTTGGGTATCGGCGTTCTTGGTATCAAGAACACGCAGCGGGTTGGTTTTCAGACGGCGCTGGCTGTCTTCGTCCAACTTGTCCAGGTGGGCCGACAGGTACTCGACCAGGGCCACTTTGTAGCGGCCGCGGGATTCGCTGGTGCCCAGGCTGTTGAGTTCAAGCTTGACGGCGTCGCGTATGCCCAGCAGGCCCCACAGGCGCCAGGTCAGCACGATCAGCTCGGCGTCGATGTCCGGGCCGTCGATGTTGAAGACTTCCAGGCCGATCTGGTGGAACTGGCGATAACGGCCTTTCTGTGGACGCTCGTGGCGGAACATCGGGCCGATGTACCACAGCTTCTGCGGCTGGCCAGCACCGGTGAGACCATGCTCGAGCACGGCGCGCACGCACGCAGCAGTGCCTTCCGGGCGCAGGGTCAGGGAATCGCCGTTGCGGTCTTCAAAGGTGTACATTTCTTTTTCGACGATGTCGGTCACTTCACCGATGGAGCGTTTGAACAACTCGGTGAACTCGACGATCGGCATGCGGATCTGCTTGTAACCGTAGTTATCCAGCAGGCGCGCGACGGTGCTTTCGAAGTAGCGCCACAGCGGCGTCTGCTCCGGCAGGATGTCGTTCATGCCGCGAATGGCTTGCAGAGACTTGCTCACATCAAATCCTTAAATTCGTTCAATCAGCCGCGCGCGATCAGCGCTGCGTCAGCCGCGACCTTTTCGGCCGCTTTCTGGCGGATCAGTCTTTCGAGCTCATCCACCAGATTGTCATTCGTTAACTTCTGCGCCGGCTTGCCGTCGATGTAGATCAGGTTCGGTGTACCGCCGGTCAAGCCCACATGGGCTTCCTTGGCTTCACCCGGCCCGTTGACCACACAACCGATCACCGCAACATCCAGTGGCACCAGCAGGTCTTCGAGGCGCAATTCCAGGTCGTTCATGGTTTTCACCACGTCGAAGTTCTGCCGCGAGCAGCTCGGGCAGGCAATGAAATTGATACCACGGGAACGCAAACGCAGGGATTTGAGAATGTCGTAACCGACTTTCACTTCCTCTACCGGGTCAGCTGCCAGCGAGATGCGGATAGTATCGCCAATCCCTTCGGCGAGCAGCATACCGAGACCCACCGCAGATTTCACTGTGCCTGAGCGTAAACCGCCGGCTTCGGTGATACCCAGGTGCAGCGGTTGCACGATTTCCTTGGCCAGCAGGCGGTAGGCCTCCACCGCCATGAACACGTCGGAGGCCTTTACGCTGACCTTGAAGTCCTGGAAATTCAGGCGTTCGAGGTGTTCAACGTGGCGCAGCGCGGATTCAACCAGCGCCGCCGGGGTAGGCTCGCCGTATTTCTTTTGCAGGTCTTTTTCCAGGGAACCGGCGTTGACGCCGATGCGGATTGGAATGCCACGATCACGGGCAGCGTCGACCACGGCGCGCACACGGTCTTCGCGACCGATGTTGCCCGGGTTGATCCGCAGGCAGTCCACGCCCAACTCGGCTACACGCAAGGCGATCTTGTAGTCGAAGTGGATGTCGGCAACCAACGGCACCTTGACCAGCTGCTTGATGCGGCCGAAGGCTTCGGCGGCGTCCATGTCCGGCACGGAGACGCGCACGATGTCGACGCCGGCCGCTTCCAGACGGTTGATCTGGGCAACGGTGGCGGCCACGTCATTGGTGTCGCTGTTGGTCATGCTCTGCACGGCGATGGGGGCATCGCCACCCACCGGCACGGAGCCGACCCAGATTTTGCGCGATACGCGACGTTTGATTGGAGATTCGCCGTGCATGACTATTGTCCCAACTTCAGGCGAGCGGTCTCGCCAGTGGTGAACGGCGCCACGTCCACAGGCTGGCCGTTGTAGGCCACTTGCGCGCCACGGGCAAAGCCCAGACGCAGCGTCAAAGGAGGCTTGCCGCCTTGGTCGAGCGTATCTCCCTTACGCTTCAGACCGCTAAACAGCACTTTGCCATTGCCATCGGTGACTTGCGTCCAGCAGTCAGCGACGAAGGTAATCTGCACGCGACCATCGCCGGCGATCAGCGCTGGGGTGGTCGGCGGGGAAATGGCTGGAGCGGCCGGGGTAGCTGGAGCAGGCGCTTGTACCGGTGCGGCTGGCGTGTGGGCCTGGGCAACGGGGGCAGCCGGGGTGTGAGCGGCTGCGGCCGGCGTGACTGGCGCTGGCACGGCAGCGGTTGCGGCAGGTGCCACTTCCGGTGCCGGTTGCTCGGCAGTGACCGGCGCTTCAGGTGCAGCCTGGCCTTCGGCGACCGCCTGGTCTTCCGGCTCGTCCAACGGATGAATCTGCGTGGTGCCGTCGGCGCTTTCGACTTCGACGTGCTCCATGGCGTTGCTGGTCAGGTCCTTGGTGCGCTGGGAGGTCTGGTCTTGCCACCAGACAAAACCGCCGCCAATCACGGCGATCAGCAGCAACAGGCTGACAATGCGCAAAATCGTGTGGGAAACC
Proteins encoded in this window:
- the hisS gene encoding histidine--tRNA ligase, whose amino-acid sequence is MSKSLQAIRGMNDILPEQTPLWRYFESTVARLLDNYGYKQIRMPIVEFTELFKRSIGEVTDIVEKEMYTFEDRNGDSLTLRPEGTAACVRAVLEHGLTGAGQPQKLWYIGPMFRHERPQKGRYRQFHQIGLEVFNIDGPDIDAELIVLTWRLWGLLGIRDAVKLELNSLGTSESRGRYKVALVEYLSAHLDKLDEDSQRRLKTNPLRVLDTKNADTQAVLVDAPKMADYLDDESRIHFEGLKARLDAAGIPFVINTKLVRGLDYYSKTVFEWVTDKLGAQGTVCAGGRYDGLVEQMGGKPTTGVGFAMGIERLILLLETLEKVPEEISRQVDVYLCAFGEAAELAALALSEKVRDQLPNLRLQVNAGAGSFKSQFKKADKSGALYALILGDDELAQQVIGFKPLRGQGEQQNIAFDALAAHLATCVVQG
- the ispG gene encoding flavodoxin-dependent (E)-4-hydroxy-3-methylbut-2-enyl-diphosphate synthase — its product is MHGESPIKRRVSRKIWVGSVPVGGDAPIAVQSMTNSDTNDVAATVAQINRLEAAGVDIVRVSVPDMDAAEAFGRIKQLVKVPLVADIHFDYKIALRVAELGVDCLRINPGNIGREDRVRAVVDAARDRGIPIRIGVNAGSLEKDLQKKYGEPTPAALVESALRHVEHLERLNFQDFKVSVKASDVFMAVEAYRLLAKEIVQPLHLGITEAGGLRSGTVKSAVGLGMLLAEGIGDTIRISLAADPVEEVKVGYDILKSLRLRSRGINFIACPSCSRQNFDVVKTMNDLELRLEDLLVPLDVAVIGCVVNGPGEAKEAHVGLTGGTPNLIYIDGKPAQKLTNDNLVDELERLIRQKAAEKVAADAALIARG
- a CDS encoding RodZ family helix-turn-helix domain-containing protein — its product is MKAAHPEVVAANRVNPGDTLRQARESNGWSLAEVALKLNLTTTSLGNLEAGAFDKLPGHTFARGYIRAYAKLLGIDQAVLVQEFDQFTGTDSQGSNVHGLGRIEEPVRVSHTILRIVSLLLLIAVIGGGFVWWQDQTSQRTKDLTSNAMEHVEVESADGTTQIHPLDEPEDQAVAEGQAAPEAPVTAEQPAPEVAPAATAAVPAPVTPAAAAHTPAAPVAQAHTPAAPVQAPAPATPAAPAISPPTTPALIAGDGRVQITFVADCWTQVTDGNGKVLFSGLKRKGDTLDQGGKPPLTLRLGFARGAQVAYNGQPVDVAPFTTGETARLKLGQ